The following proteins come from a genomic window of Fontisubflavum oceani:
- a CDS encoding carboxymuconolactone decarboxylase family protein — protein MSWTEKNTEMRQNLRALSGAAPDMLKGFGALSKAVKAPGALDLKTKEFVALGIAVADRCEPCIGFHVEALVNEGATREEIADVLSMAVQMGGGPSLMYSAKALACFDELVSGIAQAAE, from the coding sequence ATGAGTTGGACCGAGAAAAACACCGAGATGCGGCAAAACCTGCGGGCGCTCTCGGGGGCCGCGCCGGACATGCTGAAAGGCTTTGGCGCGCTGTCGAAGGCGGTGAAGGCACCCGGTGCGTTGGATTTGAAGACCAAGGAATTCGTCGCTTTGGGGATTGCCGTCGCCGACCGCTGCGAGCCTTGTATCGGGTTCCATGTCGAAGCCTTGGTGAACGAAGGTGCAACACGTGAGGAGATCGCCGACGTCCTATCAATGGCGGTGCAGATGGGCGGCGGCCCGTCGCTGATGTATTCGGCCAAGGCGCTGGCCTGTTTCGATGAGTTGGTCAGCGGTATCGCCCAGGCGGCGGAATAG
- a CDS encoding dihydrofolate reductase family protein translates to MHPIIYDVAVSADGFIAGPNADISAFPSEGDVLSDYLARLQSYKTVLMGRATYEFGYDYGLAPGDNPYPWAESVVVSTGLSLPDGASVTQWRDLTDSALRELRQASDGPIYLCGGGHLAAQLMNMGHIDQLRLKRAPILLGGGTPLFDGLVRRPRLTLSDQTDYGNGLIYQAFAVG, encoded by the coding sequence ATGCATCCCATTATTTACGACGTGGCGGTTTCCGCCGACGGGTTCATTGCGGGCCCAAATGCCGACATTTCGGCCTTCCCAAGCGAGGGCGATGTGTTGAGCGATTACCTCGCGCGGCTGCAAAGCTACAAAACGGTCCTGATGGGTCGGGCGACCTATGAGTTCGGCTATGACTATGGCTTGGCCCCGGGCGACAACCCCTATCCTTGGGCAGAGAGCGTTGTTGTCTCAACCGGGCTGAGCCTGCCCGACGGGGCCTCGGTCACGCAGTGGCGCGACCTGACCGACAGCGCGCTCCGTGAGCTGAGACAAGCCAGCGATGGGCCGATCTATCTCTGCGGCGGCGGCCATTTGGCGGCGCAGCTGATGAATATGGGCCACATCGACCAATTGCGTCTGAAACGCGCGCCCATCCTGCTTGGCGGTGGGACGCCGCTTTTCGACGGGCTGGTCCGACGGCCCCGGCTCACGCTTTCGGACCAAACCGATTATGGTAACGGTTTGATCTATCAGGCGTTCGCGGTCGGCTGA
- a CDS encoding GcvT family protein, with product MKTQVKALVVGGGAVGTSIAYHLARAGWDDVMLLERDELTSGSTWHAAGLLPLFNMSYATTHIHDYSVKFYKTLEEETGLNAGFAVVGNLRMAQTQERMDEYMLYASTAETVGVPYEWLTPDEIKARWPLIRTDDLKGALYHNTDGYINPADVTQAMAKGARQRGVMIERKWQADGFHWTGAAWEVTCTKMVEKGGNLVASDEQIVITAEHVVTASGNHAQRTAQMLGIKIPAIPVEHQFIVMDQDPTLQEWRKDNPEHPVIRDADAQSYVREERGGWILGVYEKNAPARFEYGVPDSFRADLFPLDLERIEAQYMAMIHRIPSCEESGLKDDFNGPICYTPDGNPLVGPAPGLHNMWLAEGFSFGITAAGGTGYYLAQMMVEGEAEIDMASLDPKRYGPWMTTEYAARKNEECYDHVYILHHPDEERPACRPLRTSPAYDRQKAHGAQFGQVNGWERPNYFGPVDAPESFDHDSRSFRRGGWWDYAKSEAEAIRNGVGLIDATAFTKHRISGPGATAFLDWFTTNSLPKVGRINLTYALTGAGTTRTEYTIVRTGEEDYYLVSAGAWHAYDQDYLYKAIMEKEAEFGRINEQDVTTQWGVFAIAGPKSRDVLKTLVRDADPETALSNKRFPWLSCREIELGMCPVRAIRVAYTGELGWELHHPIEMQTYLFDQLMAAGEPHGLKLVGARAQNWLRQEKSYRAFGTELGRDATPLEAGLNRFVDLSKEFHGKAAMEALGIRSKCVTLLIDGPSDADPWGREALYDGETKVGRLTSGGYSVAFGKSIGMGYVRPDLAVTGQKLKVKMLNQLWEAEIVEDSPYDPTNAVIRVTG from the coding sequence GAGGAAGAGACGGGCCTGAATGCGGGCTTCGCGGTCGTCGGCAACTTGCGGATGGCACAGACGCAAGAGCGGATGGATGAGTATATGCTCTACGCGTCGACCGCAGAGACCGTCGGGGTTCCTTATGAATGGTTGACGCCGGACGAGATCAAAGCCCGCTGGCCGCTCATTCGCACGGACGATCTGAAAGGCGCGCTTTATCACAACACCGACGGCTACATTAACCCGGCGGATGTGACCCAAGCGATGGCCAAAGGCGCGCGGCAGCGTGGCGTGATGATCGAACGGAAATGGCAGGCGGATGGGTTCCATTGGACCGGCGCGGCCTGGGAAGTCACCTGCACCAAAATGGTGGAGAAAGGTGGCAATCTGGTCGCCTCCGACGAGCAGATCGTGATCACCGCCGAACATGTGGTGACCGCCTCCGGCAACCATGCACAGCGCACGGCCCAAATGCTTGGCATCAAAATCCCGGCGATCCCGGTCGAGCATCAGTTCATCGTTATGGATCAGGACCCTACGTTGCAGGAATGGCGCAAGGACAACCCCGAGCACCCGGTGATCCGTGATGCCGATGCGCAATCCTACGTGCGTGAGGAGCGTGGCGGCTGGATTTTGGGGGTCTATGAGAAAAACGCGCCCGCGCGGTTTGAATATGGGGTGCCGGACAGTTTCCGCGCCGATCTCTTCCCGCTCGATCTGGAGCGGATCGAAGCGCAGTATATGGCGATGATCCACCGCATCCCGTCTTGCGAGGAGAGCGGTCTGAAAGACGATTTCAACGGCCCGATTTGCTACACGCCTGACGGCAACCCGCTGGTCGGCCCGGCCCCGGGGCTACACAATATGTGGCTGGCCGAGGGCTTCAGCTTCGGTATCACCGCGGCGGGCGGCACCGGCTATTACCTGGCGCAGATGATGGTCGAGGGCGAAGCCGAGATCGACATGGCCTCGCTCGATCCCAAGCGCTACGGCCCTTGGATGACCACCGAATATGCCGCGCGTAAGAATGAAGAATGTTACGACCATGTCTACATTCTCCACCATCCCGATGAGGAGCGGCCCGCCTGCCGCCCGTTGCGGACCTCGCCCGCCTATGATCGTCAGAAAGCCCATGGTGCGCAGTTCGGGCAGGTGAATGGCTGGGAACGGCCGAATTATTTCGGGCCCGTGGACGCGCCGGAGAGCTTCGATCATGACAGCCGGTCGTTCCGGCGTGGCGGCTGGTGGGATTATGCGAAATCCGAGGCGGAGGCGATCCGCAACGGCGTCGGCCTGATCGATGCGACCGCCTTCACCAAGCACCGGATCAGCGGGCCGGGCGCGACGGCATTCCTGGACTGGTTCACCACCAATAGCCTGCCCAAGGTGGGGCGGATCAACCTGACCTATGCGCTGACTGGCGCAGGTACGACACGGACGGAATACACGATCGTTCGGACCGGCGAGGAGGATTACTATCTTGTCTCCGCCGGGGCCTGGCATGCCTATGATCAGGATTATCTCTACAAAGCGATTATGGAGAAAGAGGCCGAGTTTGGCCGCATCAATGAGCAGGATGTAACGACCCAATGGGGCGTCTTTGCGATAGCGGGCCCGAAATCGCGCGATGTGTTGAAAACCCTTGTCAGGGACGCCGATCCGGAAACCGCTTTGAGCAACAAGCGGTTCCCCTGGCTCTCGTGCCGCGAGATCGAGTTGGGCATGTGTCCGGTGCGCGCCATCCGGGTCGCCTATACCGGCGAGTTGGGCTGGGAGTTGCACCACCCGATCGAGATGCAGACTTACCTGTTCGATCAATTGATGGCGGCAGGTGAGCCGCATGGGTTGAAACTGGTCGGCGCGCGGGCGCAGAACTGGCTCCGGCAGGAGAAAAGCTACCGGGCGTTTGGCACCGAGCTGGGCCGGGATGCGACGCCGCTGGAGGCCGGGCTTAACCGGTTTGTGGACCTCTCGAAGGAGTTCCATGGCAAGGCGGCGATGGAGGCGCTTGGCATCCGCTCAAAATGTGTGACGCTCCTGATTGACGGGCCCTCAGATGCCGATCCCTGGGGTCGGGAGGCGCTCTATGATGGCGAGACGAAGGTCGGGCGCTTGACCTCGGGCGGCTATTCCGTGGCATTCGGAAAATCCATCGGTATGGGGTATGTGCGGCCCGATTTGGCGGTGACGGGGCAGAAGCTGAAGGTCAAAATGCTGAACCAGCTTTGGGAGGCCGAAATCGTCGAAGACAGCCCTTATGACCCGACAAATGCGGTGATCCGCGTCACGGGCTGA